One genomic region from Podarcis raffonei isolate rPodRaf1 chromosome Z, rPodRaf1.pri, whole genome shotgun sequence encodes:
- the ASB12 gene encoding ankyrin repeat and SOCS box protein 12: protein MMKITLKRQAKMSLVDITKIFSMLQPSEDEEGDEERQELNLAVSQDNYRLLDELLRQERYRRFINSRSGWGVPGTPLRLAASKGHVRCVKVLLAHGAEVDSLDVKAQTPLFTAVNNGHLNCVIALLEAGASPSGSIHNNCTPLLTAAREGDIDILQELLEHGAEANVKARVPEWAANSVACSGPLYLSAVYGHLECFKMLLLHGADPNYNCTDEKMITRIKHPKSLLEICLRHGCGAEFVKLLIDFGANVYLPGIVLDKISVNSEMLDLLARERAVPKSLMSQCRLAIRKFLKLANRPFAVDQLDIPLSLLNYLKHRS from the exons ATGATGAAAATCACCCTCAAGAGACAAGCAAAGATGAGCCTGGTGGACATAACCAAGATTTTCTCCATGCTCCAGCCCAGTGAAGATGAAGAAGGCGATGAAGAAAGACAGGAGCTGAATCTCGCCGTCTCCCAGGACAACTACAGACTTCTGGACGAACTGTTGCGCCAAGAGAGATACAGGCGGTTCATCAACAGCAGGAGCGGCTGGGGGGTGCCAGGGACCCCGCTCCGCCTGGCGGCTTCAAAGGGCCACGTGAGGTGCGTCAAGGTCCTCCTGGCCCATGGAGCCGAAGTGGACAGCCTGGACGTGAAGGCCCAGACACCACTCTTCACAGCTGTCAACAATGGCCACCTCAACTGCGTGATTGCCCTCTTGGAGGCAGGGGCCAGTCCTTCTGGCAGCATCCACAACAATTGCACCCCACTGCTCACGGCAGCAAGAGAAGGGGACATCGACATCCTTCAAGAACTTTTAGAACATGGGGCAGAGGCCAACGTCAAAGCCAGAGTCCCGGAGTGGGCAGCCAACTCTGTTGCCTGCTCGGGCCCTTTGTACCTGTCCGCTGTCTATGGGCACTTGGAGTGTTTCAAGATGCTGCTGCTCCACGGTGCAGATCCCAACTACAACTGCACTGATGAGAAGATGATCACCCGCATTAAGCACCCAAAGAGTCTGCTGGAAATCTGCTTGAGGCACGGTTGTGGAGCGGAATTCGTCAAACTCCTGATAGATTTTGGAGCCAATGTGTACCTACCGGGTATTGTGCTCGATAAGATCTCAGTGAACTCTGAGATGCTGGATTTGTTGGCCAGAGAAAGAG ctGTCCCCAAATCCTTGATGTCGCAATGCAGACTAGCAATCAGGAAGTTCCTAAAACTGGCCAACCGTCCCTTTGCTGTGGATCAACTGGATATCCCACTGTCGCTGCTGAACTACCTCAAACACCGGTCGTAA